Proteins encoded together in one Thalassotalea crassostreae window:
- a CDS encoding amidohydrolase family protein yields MKIIDPHLHLFALEHGQYQWLKPENPPHWPDKKQINRSFDERDLMLNSNNELHGFVHIEAGFDNQSPTAEIEFLEQNVETNFKSIAFADITASTTYFKNQINALKQYSSVIGIRYILEQQALKILSQENIQLNLTYLAEQELIFEAQLPIDDKAAVDELVSILKKNPTLKIVITHAGFGNISNIEDWLVGLHALAQSKQCCIKCSGWEMNDRNWNWQDIETLLKQMLDAFGEDRVMLASNFPVSTLTITYQQLWQGYAELELFRTRSKLLSKLCFTNAKNCYQIQGL; encoded by the coding sequence ATGAAAATAATCGATCCTCATTTGCATTTATTTGCCCTTGAGCACGGTCAATACCAATGGCTGAAGCCAGAAAACCCTCCCCATTGGCCGGATAAAAAACAAATAAACCGAAGCTTTGATGAGCGAGATCTTATGTTAAATTCAAACAACGAATTACATGGGTTTGTGCATATTGAGGCAGGTTTTGATAATCAATCACCAACGGCTGAGATAGAGTTTCTAGAACAAAATGTTGAAACGAATTTCAAAAGCATCGCTTTCGCCGATATCACAGCATCGACAACTTATTTTAAAAATCAAATTAATGCTCTAAAACAGTACTCTTCGGTGATTGGCATTCGCTATATACTCGAACAGCAAGCGTTAAAGATCCTTAGCCAAGAAAATATACAATTAAATTTAACTTACCTTGCCGAGCAAGAATTGATATTTGAAGCACAACTGCCGATTGACGATAAAGCGGCAGTAGACGAGTTGGTATCAATCTTGAAAAAAAATCCAACGCTAAAAATAGTGATCACTCATGCTGGATTTGGCAATATCAGTAACATTGAAGATTGGCTTGTTGGCCTGCATGCACTTGCGCAATCTAAACAATGTTGTATCAAATGTTCTGGTTGGGAAATGAATGACAGAAACTGGAATTGGCAAGATATTGAAACCCTACTCAAGCAAATGTTAGACGCTTTTGGCGAAGATAGAGTTATGCTTGCGAGTAATTTTCCAGTATCTACATTAACAATAACATATCAGCAATTATGGCAAGGATACGCAGAACTAGAATTATTTCGAACTAGGTCTAAATTGCTATCTAAACTTTGTTTTACCAATGCCAAAAATTGCTACCAAATTCAAGGGTTATAA
- a CDS encoding SDR family NAD(P)-dependent oxidoreductase, protein MKKVCLVTGGSSGIGLAIVQSFLTEGYEVFNLDLQPSAHGHFIECNMTQTSQVADAIKAIIQQTGQIDVLICNAGIHCSANIVDTSETLFDNVFAVNVKGAFAATKAVIPAMQNQKAGSIIYIASDQSVIAKTNSFAYNISKHALASMAKTTALDFAKDNIRANAICPGTIETPLYHNAIDKYCRDSGRDKAEVNREEAALQPINRLGQPDEVAAFALFLASDEASFITGSLQMIDGGYTAG, encoded by the coding sequence ATGAAAAAAGTTTGTTTGGTAACAGGTGGCTCATCGGGTATTGGCCTTGCTATTGTGCAAAGTTTTTTAACAGAGGGTTATGAGGTTTTCAACCTCGATTTACAACCTAGTGCTCATGGTCACTTTATTGAGTGTAATATGACACAAACCAGTCAAGTTGCAGATGCCATTAAAGCGATTATTCAACAAACTGGCCAGATAGACGTTCTCATTTGCAATGCAGGAATCCATTGCAGTGCAAATATAGTCGATACTAGTGAAACATTATTTGATAACGTATTTGCGGTTAATGTTAAAGGCGCGTTTGCGGCGACTAAAGCTGTCATACCAGCGATGCAAAATCAAAAAGCTGGCAGTATAATCTATATCGCCTCTGATCAATCCGTTATCGCTAAAACAAATTCATTTGCCTACAATATATCAAAACATGCATTAGCATCGATGGCCAAAACCACTGCATTAGATTTTGCCAAAGATAATATCCGAGCAAATGCGATCTGCCCTGGCACGATAGAGACCCCGCTCTACCATAACGCGATCGATAAATATTGCCGAGACTCAGGCCGAGATAAAGCAGAAGTTAACCGTGAAGAGGCTGCGTTGCAACCAATTAATCGATTAGGTCAGCCAGACGAAGTAGCTGCCTTTGCGTTATTTTTAGCCAGCGACGAAGCAAGCTTTATCACGGGTAGTTTGCAAATGATTGATGGCGGTTACACTGCAGGATAA
- a CDS encoding NRDE family protein: protein MCILFIAIDRHPEFPLIVVANRDEFHPRLTKSAHFWPQPNSILAGLDLQAGGTWLGLNQDGEFSALTNIRSGLNQNPDAKSRGELVPFALAKNSNLDHDWLTLHGDNYNPFNLIFQKQNSLFCYNSIDRTSTKLSPGFHAICNGSLDDVWPKMAKGEQALEKLISQNKTIDIARLFSIMQDRTAAPDELLPNTGIGIEWERKLSSIFIQSKDYGTRSTSVMLKHNNGDIDFYEQSYTNDGAIFNEKSFELTQKG, encoded by the coding sequence ATGTGCATATTATTTATCGCGATTGACCGTCACCCAGAATTTCCTCTGATTGTAGTCGCCAATCGCGATGAGTTTCATCCGAGGCTAACGAAAAGTGCTCATTTTTGGCCACAGCCAAACTCAATACTGGCAGGTCTCGATTTACAGGCAGGTGGAACCTGGCTTGGTCTCAATCAAGACGGCGAATTCTCAGCGCTAACGAATATCAGAAGTGGCTTAAATCAAAATCCCGACGCCAAGTCTCGAGGCGAATTAGTGCCCTTTGCTCTTGCTAAGAATTCGAACCTAGATCATGATTGGTTAACCTTGCATGGTGATAATTACAATCCCTTTAATTTGATCTTTCAAAAACAAAACTCGTTGTTTTGTTACAACAGCATAGATAGGACGTCTACCAAACTTAGCCCTGGTTTTCATGCCATATGTAATGGCTCATTGGATGATGTTTGGCCGAAGATGGCAAAAGGTGAACAAGCGTTAGAAAAGCTGATAAGTCAAAATAAGACAATAGATATAGCGCGGTTATTCTCAATAATGCAAGACCGCACCGCTGCGCCTGACGAGCTTTTGCCTAACACAGGTATCGGCATTGAGTGGGAGCGCAAGCTCTCCAGTATTTTTATTCAATCAAAAGACTATGGCACACGCTCAACATCCGTTATGCTAAAACATAACAATGGTGACATTGATTTTTATGAACAAAGTTATACTAATGACGGCGCGATTTTTAACGAAAAAAGCTTTGAATTGACGCAGAAAGGATAA
- a CDS encoding threonine/serine ThrE exporter family protein: MKPDSFTQKRHFIITLGKLLHKFGATAYRLENHLKNVSKFLDVPASFVITPTSLTFVLYNNVDQQEHNFIVRVRPGDIDLGALSRTNELVDELAEGQRTLSEAIERLQEIPNKPPQYSRFVTLIGFGASGGAFALLMQTSWAEALWATVLASMIYILVLWAERSKSVANSLEPMCSILAAICASALTLLDPTINAPMVILSSIIIFIPGLSLTTGLSELAERNLMSGTAKIMDATMTMFKLYFGAVLGLAFGSLMWGTVDKVDAIPVPFWTTWLAVLILSLSLVIVFKARPRHAFWGMLCGFIGYGASVWAASYVGFALGAFVGAFAIGIYSNLFARFLKAPATVVLLQGLVVLVPGSKVYIGLNSMVTGSQIISADQIGSQTFLIFMSLVAGLIFANVAVQPRSSL, translated from the coding sequence GTGAAACCAGATTCGTTTACGCAAAAGCGTCACTTTATTATCACTCTTGGAAAGCTTCTCCATAAATTTGGAGCGACAGCTTATCGCCTTGAAAATCATTTAAAAAATGTGTCAAAGTTTCTCGATGTGCCAGCGTCTTTTGTCATTACTCCAACCTCTCTTACATTTGTACTTTACAATAATGTAGATCAACAAGAGCATAATTTTATTGTCAGAGTTCGTCCGGGGGATATCGATTTAGGTGCGTTATCACGCACCAACGAATTAGTCGATGAGCTCGCAGAAGGACAGCGTACTTTAAGCGAAGCAATTGAACGCCTTCAGGAAATTCCAAATAAACCACCACAGTATTCGCGTTTTGTTACATTAATAGGTTTCGGTGCTTCTGGTGGAGCCTTTGCTTTATTGATGCAAACATCGTGGGCTGAGGCGTTATGGGCTACGGTACTAGCATCGATGATATATATTCTTGTTCTGTGGGCGGAGCGCTCTAAAAGTGTAGCCAATAGTTTAGAGCCTATGTGTTCAATACTGGCTGCTATTTGTGCTAGCGCTTTAACTTTATTGGATCCAACGATAAATGCCCCTATGGTGATTCTGTCTTCGATAATTATTTTTATACCTGGTTTATCTTTAACAACAGGTTTAAGCGAACTTGCAGAACGAAACTTAATGTCGGGCACGGCGAAAATCATGGATGCAACCATGACCATGTTTAAATTGTATTTTGGTGCCGTGTTAGGTTTAGCATTTGGTAGTTTGATGTGGGGTACAGTCGACAAGGTTGATGCAATACCGGTGCCATTTTGGACAACATGGTTAGCCGTTTTAATTCTTTCTTTATCATTGGTTATTGTTTTTAAAGCAAGACCAAGACATGCGTTTTGGGGCATGTTATGTGGCTTTATTGGCTATGGTGCGAGTGTCTGGGCAGCGTCATATGTAGGTTTTGCTTTAGGTGCATTTGTAGGTGCATTTGCTATTGGTATATATTCAAATTTATTCGCTCGCTTTTTAAAAGCACCCGCTACTGTGGTTTTACTGCAAGGGTTAGTTGTTTTAGTTCCTGGGTCGAAAGTATACATTGGACTGAACTCGATGGTGACAGGATCGCAAATTATCAGTGCTGATCAGATTGGCTCACAAACCTTTCTGATCTTTATGTCTTTGGTTGCTGGGCTTATATTTGCCAATGTTGCAGTTCAACCCCGTAGTTCACTATAA
- a CDS encoding DUF885 domain-containing protein, translating to MKKHLLALAIASILIGCQDAKKNEQPTTSPEQEQKQVEVESPDVQQPESIEKKQDEKEPVVKSKIDPVENQKFEQFAAQLIEEFWQKNPGYAVYMGYYKYDDQLPIPTEENVAKELVFVKGKLAELNNFDVEKLTPSNASDYYILENTMQSQIFTTEEYKSYQWNPATYNIAGVFGVILNTDYKPMDERLRSIFRRMENVPAYYEAAIANIGTPTLAHTELAILQNKGAVGLFNETMHTAMQESTLTEQEKVEFNFRLAKTTSAINGYIKWLEDKLAEIKEKGTARDFRIGEEMYETKFKLDIFSSLSAKELFQKALDDKDRVHSEMIKIADKLWPKYFPETAKPKDDLVAIKQLIDHISVKHVEREKFVESIKAQIPELEKFVIDNNLLEMDPDKPLVVRETPVYQRGFAGASINAPGPYDAEANTYYNVTPLDNFNAEQAESYLREYNHWLLQILNIHEAVPGHYTQLVHSNKSKSLVKSIFGNGAMIEGWAVYTERMMLEEGYGDFEPELWLMYYKWNLRVIMNSIIDYSIQVKGIGEEEALDLMMNQAFQEEAEARGKWRRATLSQVQLTSYFTGYSEIYQLREDMKIKLGDKFNLTDFHNQFLSYGSAPVPIIRKLMLNE from the coding sequence ATGAAAAAGCATTTATTAGCCCTCGCCATTGCCTCTATTCTTATAGGTTGTCAGGATGCCAAAAAAAATGAGCAGCCAACTACATCGCCAGAACAAGAACAAAAACAAGTGGAAGTTGAAAGTCCAGATGTCCAACAACCTGAATCTATAGAGAAAAAGCAAGACGAAAAAGAGCCCGTAGTAAAAAGCAAAATAGATCCCGTAGAAAACCAAAAATTTGAACAATTTGCAGCTCAGTTAATTGAAGAATTTTGGCAGAAGAATCCTGGATATGCGGTTTACATGGGATACTATAAATATGACGATCAACTACCAATCCCTACAGAAGAAAATGTTGCCAAAGAATTAGTTTTTGTCAAAGGTAAATTAGCGGAATTAAATAACTTTGATGTCGAAAAATTAACACCGTCAAACGCTAGCGATTACTATATTTTAGAAAATACCATGCAGTCGCAAATTTTTACCACAGAAGAGTATAAATCATATCAATGGAACCCTGCGACATACAATATTGCCGGTGTTTTTGGTGTGATATTAAACACCGACTACAAACCAATGGATGAACGCCTACGAAGTATTTTCAGACGAATGGAGAATGTTCCTGCATATTATGAAGCGGCAATAGCAAACATTGGAACACCTACTCTAGCTCACACCGAATTAGCAATCCTGCAAAATAAAGGCGCAGTTGGGTTATTCAATGAAACAATGCATACAGCGATGCAAGAGTCTACCTTAACAGAGCAAGAGAAAGTTGAGTTTAATTTTCGATTGGCAAAAACTACGAGCGCAATCAACGGTTATATTAAGTGGCTTGAAGACAAACTTGCTGAAATCAAAGAGAAAGGCACAGCAAGAGATTTTCGTATCGGCGAAGAAATGTATGAGACCAAGTTTAAACTCGATATCTTTTCTAGTTTAAGCGCGAAAGAGTTGTTCCAAAAGGCATTAGACGATAAAGATCGTGTTCACAGCGAAATGATCAAAATTGCTGATAAGTTATGGCCGAAATATTTCCCTGAAACAGCGAAGCCAAAGGATGATTTAGTGGCGATTAAACAGCTAATAGATCACATTTCAGTAAAACATGTTGAACGCGAAAAATTTGTCGAAAGTATCAAAGCACAAATTCCTGAACTGGAAAAATTCGTTATCGATAATAATTTGTTAGAAATGGATCCAGACAAGCCGTTAGTTGTTCGCGAAACCCCGGTATACCAGCGCGGATTTGCAGGTGCATCAATCAATGCTCCAGGTCCATATGATGCAGAAGCAAACACCTACTACAACGTCACCCCGTTAGATAACTTTAATGCTGAGCAAGCTGAAAGTTACTTACGTGAATACAATCACTGGCTATTACAGATTCTTAATATCCATGAAGCTGTACCTGGCCATTACACTCAATTGGTTCATTCAAACAAGTCAAAATCTTTGGTTAAATCAATCTTTGGTAATGGCGCAATGATTGAAGGATGGGCTGTTTATACTGAACGTATGATGCTTGAAGAAGGTTATGGTGATTTCGAGCCAGAGCTTTGGTTGATGTATTATAAATGGAATTTGCGCGTGATCATGAACTCTATTATTGATTATTCTATTCAAGTGAAAGGCATTGGCGAAGAGGAAGCTCTTGACCTAATGATGAACCAAGCGTTTCAAGAAGAAGCAGAAGCGCGAGGAAAGTGGCGTCGAGCTACCTTGTCACAAGTTCAGTTGACGAGTTATTTCACTGGCTATTCTGAAATTTATCAATTACGCGAAGACATGAAAATAAAGCTTGGTGATAAATTCAATCTTACCGACTTCCACAATCAGTTTTTAAGTTATGGTAGTGCACCTGTACCAATTATTCGAAAATTAATGCTCAATGAATAG
- a CDS encoding DUF3010 family protein, with translation MRVCGVEIKSDEAVLCIMALENNLYDLPQARVPKIALQKGTDAEHIRKFQFTFKKFLEDYNIDTVVIKERATKGKFAGGSQGFKIEAAIQLIEDLNVEMIRPNLIKERLKKAPVSIDFRDTGLKQFQQNAFETAFSFFNP, from the coding sequence ATGAGAGTTTGTGGTGTAGAAATCAAGTCAGACGAAGCTGTACTTTGTATAATGGCATTGGAAAATAATTTATATGATCTTCCGCAAGCACGTGTACCGAAAATTGCTTTGCAAAAGGGCACCGACGCTGAACATATTCGCAAATTTCAGTTTACCTTTAAAAAGTTTTTAGAAGACTACAATATTGATACCGTAGTGATAAAAGAGCGAGCAACCAAAGGTAAGTTTGCAGGCGGCTCACAAGGGTTCAAGATTGAAGCAGCCATCCAATTAATCGAAGATTTAAACGTTGAGATGATCCGTCCTAACCTAATAAAAGAACGATTAAAGAAAGCGCCGGTAAGTATTGATTTTAGAGATACAGGCTTAAAGCAATTTCAACAAAACGCCTTTGAAACAGCGTTTTCATTCTTCAATCCTTAA
- a CDS encoding DUF2797 domain-containing protein, producing the protein MTGHIRKMTAQLIDGQVQYQLPLSEHSLPLNDLIGKPLTLTFTGNINCSHCGAKTKKSYSQGHCYPCMMRLASCDMCIMKPETCHFDQGTCREPEWGEANCFVPHYVYLANTTAVKVGITRHTQIPTRWIDQGANQALKIFKVSTRLQSGLVETALAEFISDKTNWRNMLKGKAEPIDLKAKAAELIPQIEERLAEIKLKFGEDAVERLDEEVVEIDFPVLEYPTKISSLSFDKNKKELEQEKLNGDTGHKVVSGTLIGIKGQYLYFDTGVINMRKFSSYEITASF; encoded by the coding sequence ATTACCGGCCACATTCGCAAAATGACCGCGCAACTCATCGACGGCCAAGTACAATATCAACTGCCTCTTTCAGAGCACTCTTTACCGCTTAATGATTTAATAGGAAAGCCGCTAACGTTAACTTTTACCGGCAATATTAATTGCTCACATTGTGGCGCAAAGACTAAAAAGAGTTACTCACAAGGCCATTGCTACCCTTGTATGATGCGGCTTGCAAGTTGTGATATGTGCATAATGAAACCTGAAACTTGTCATTTTGATCAAGGCACCTGTCGTGAACCTGAGTGGGGCGAGGCAAATTGCTTTGTGCCACATTACGTCTATTTAGCCAATACGACAGCCGTGAAAGTGGGTATAACACGCCATACGCAAATCCCAACCCGCTGGATTGACCAAGGTGCTAACCAAGCGTTGAAAATATTCAAAGTAAGCACTCGCTTACAAAGTGGCTTAGTTGAAACCGCGTTAGCAGAATTTATTTCAGATAAAACCAATTGGCGAAATATGCTCAAGGGCAAAGCTGAACCAATTGATTTAAAAGCAAAAGCGGCAGAATTGATTCCTCAAATAGAAGAGCGTCTAGCAGAGATAAAGCTTAAATTTGGTGAAGATGCGGTTGAGCGATTAGATGAAGAAGTCGTTGAAATTGATTTTCCTGTATTGGAATATCCAACGAAAATAAGCTCGTTGTCTTTTGATAAAAATAAAAAAGAATTGGAACAAGAAAAGCTCAATGGTGACACTGGCCATAAAGTGGTTTCAGGCACATTGATTGGCATTAAAGGCCAGTACCTTTATTTTGATACTGGTGTGATTAACATGCGTAAATTTAGTTCTTATGAAATCACAGCAAGTTTTTAG
- the arfB gene encoding alternative ribosome rescue aminoacyl-tRNA hydrolase ArfB, which translates to MIVISNQLAIDEQEIELHAIRSQGAGGQNVNKVATAIHLRFDVKASSINDDYKQKILDLKDSRISKDGVIIIKSQSFRTQEKNRTAAIERLIEMLTPVTKIVKTRRPTKPTKSSQRKRMDSKNKRGQLKSTRGRVKI; encoded by the coding sequence ATGATAGTTATATCAAATCAATTAGCGATAGACGAGCAGGAAATTGAACTCCACGCTATTCGCTCGCAAGGTGCGGGCGGACAAAACGTCAATAAAGTTGCAACCGCTATTCATTTGCGCTTCGATGTGAAAGCGTCCTCGATTAATGACGATTATAAACAAAAAATTTTAGATTTGAAGGACTCACGCATCAGTAAAGATGGTGTGATCATTATTAAATCGCAATCGTTTAGAACACAAGAGAAAAATCGCACTGCGGCAATAGAGCGTTTAATAGAAATGCTGACGCCTGTCACTAAGATTGTTAAAACAAGACGTCCAACAAAGCCAACAAAGTCCTCACAGCGAAAACGCATGGACAGTAAAAATAAACGTGGGCAATTAAAGTCAACTCGCGGTAGAGTAAAAATATAA
- a CDS encoding GIY-YIG nuclease family protein has translation MTKCWFVYVVRCKDDSLYTGITTDIERRMDEHNGGGPKSAKYTRNRLPVVLTYSESCDSRSMASKRECEIKKLTRKQKLALIKSTATK, from the coding sequence ATGACTAAATGTTGGTTTGTTTATGTTGTCCGCTGTAAAGATGATTCATTATATACTGGGATTACTACTGATATAGAGCGCCGTATGGATGAGCATAATGGCGGTGGACCGAAATCAGCAAAGTACACCCGAAATCGACTGCCAGTGGTATTAACCTATAGTGAATCTTGCGATTCACGCTCTATGGCAAGTAAACGTGAATGCGAAATCAAAAAACTTACCCGTAAGCAAAAGCTTGCTTTGATCAAATCAACTGCCACTAAGTAA
- a CDS encoding DUF3581 family protein, with the protein MFIDQFYSEKNQKVSFTRQQASDFAKNVADDFNPIHDIDAKRFCVPGDLLFAIAVSKTGLCQKMTFNFSGMVTDSVALNIPETAGLENSIVDDNDKEYLNFNVSGDHTRCATLLESLIQSYVEFSGHTFPHILDPLMKKNNVMINPARPMVMYEKMEISLDRLDIKEVSLQLNEQETALNVDGKRGKAKLVFDFISEGEVVGHGIKYMVLSGLREYCDDTMAALQENFFSLKDAYLANK; encoded by the coding sequence ATGTTTATTGATCAATTTTATAGTGAAAAAAATCAAAAGGTTAGCTTTACACGTCAACAGGCAAGTGATTTTGCAAAAAACGTTGCTGATGACTTTAATCCTATCCATGATATTGATGCCAAGCGCTTTTGTGTTCCAGGTGACTTGTTATTTGCTATAGCAGTATCTAAAACTGGTTTATGCCAAAAAATGACATTTAATTTTTCTGGTATGGTAACGGATAGCGTAGCACTTAACATTCCTGAAACTGCAGGTTTAGAAAACAGCATTGTTGATGACAATGATAAAGAATATTTAAATTTTAATGTTTCAGGTGATCACACTCGCTGTGCAACTTTACTTGAATCTTTAATTCAATCTTATGTTGAATTTTCTGGTCATACATTCCCACATATTCTTGACCCGTTAATGAAAAAGAACAACGTAATGATTAATCCTGCTCGCCCTATGGTGATGTATGAGAAGATGGAAATTTCGTTGGATAGATTAGATATAAAGGAAGTTTCATTGCAGTTGAATGAGCAAGAAACTGCATTAAATGTCGATGGTAAGCGCGGTAAAGCAAAGCTTGTATTCGACTTTATCAGCGAAGGTGAAGTTGTTGGTCACGGTATTAAGTACATGGTATTGAGTGGTTTACGCGAATATTGCGATGACACTATGGCAGCGTTACAAGAAAACTTTTTCAGTTTAAAAGACGCTTATTTAGCTAATAAATAA
- a CDS encoding PGPGW domain-containing protein, with protein MENVKNKAIALLGAVLLFIGVLFIILPGPAILFIPLGLVLLSFEYPIAKQWLKKYQRYSRKTAVQMDNMVRKVRRY; from the coding sequence ATGGAAAATGTTAAAAACAAAGCAATTGCACTACTTGGCGCGGTGTTATTATTTATTGGAGTGTTATTTATTATTTTGCCAGGTCCTGCAATTTTATTTATTCCTTTAGGGCTTGTGCTACTCAGTTTTGAGTACCCAATCGCAAAACAATGGCTTAAAAAATATCAACGCTATTCTCGAAAAACAGCAGTACAAATGGACAACATGGTAAGAAAAGTTAGACGCTACTAA
- a CDS encoding DNA ligase has translation MNINTPLYLAFILAISFLPAAYAMGIENPYSRPNDMVKLQHANAYSQQQIKDIDVSLYLVSEKLDGIRGYWTGSEMRTRTGRLIHTPVWFTRDFPKIPLDGELWIGRGKFEQTLSVVRSQKADERWREITYQLFDLPFQPSVFSDRVSKMKKLVEQSQSRYLQVIEQKQMVNHTELIEYLDQVLTLGGEGVMLHKKSALYTQGRNHSLLKLKPFQDAEAKVIEHFPGKGKYQNVMGSILVESSDGKRFKIGSGFTDSQRQSPPAIGSFITYRFYGKTANGIPRFATFMRVWQPQ, from the coding sequence ATGAACATAAATACCCCGCTATATTTAGCATTTATACTCGCCATATCTTTTCTACCTGCGGCTTATGCAATGGGAATAGAAAATCCTTATTCCAGGCCAAATGATATGGTAAAACTGCAGCATGCCAACGCCTATTCGCAGCAGCAAATTAAAGACATCGATGTGTCACTTTATTTAGTAAGTGAAAAGCTCGATGGCATCCGTGGTTATTGGACAGGCTCAGAAATGCGCACTCGAACGGGTAGGCTTATTCATACGCCAGTATGGTTTACCCGTGACTTTCCTAAGATTCCTTTAGATGGTGAATTGTGGATAGGGAGAGGTAAATTTGAGCAAACATTGAGTGTTGTTCGATCGCAAAAGGCTGACGAACGATGGCGAGAGATAACCTATCAACTCTTTGATTTACCGTTTCAGCCAAGTGTCTTTAGCGACCGTGTTAGCAAAATGAAGAAACTCGTAGAGCAGAGTCAATCTCGCTATCTACAAGTGATTGAACAAAAGCAAATGGTCAACCATACCGAACTCATAGAATATCTAGATCAGGTACTTACATTGGGCGGAGAGGGCGTAATGTTACATAAAAAATCAGCGCTCTATACCCAGGGCCGTAACCACAGTTTGTTAAAGCTAAAGCCTTTTCAGGATGCAGAAGCTAAAGTCATTGAGCATTTTCCTGGTAAAGGTAAATATCAAAACGTTATGGGTTCTATATTGGTAGAAAGTAGTGATGGTAAACGTTTTAAAATTGGATCTGGTTTTACCGATTCACAGCGCCAATCACCGCCAGCCATAGGTTCATTTATCACCTATCGATTTTATGGCAAAACCGCGAATGGGATACCGCGGTTTGCCACGTTTATGAGAGTATGGCAACCGCAATAG
- a CDS encoding class I SAM-dependent methyltransferase translates to MIEHINIEQYQPNDLIQARRLFHGRGHAYPGLEHVCVDWLPPVALITLYKEESSEWLEHQASQLLTILPECKSVKVQFRCREKAPYQLLAGADICDIIADEHGLKYQIQLGQAQNNGIFLDMRNGRQWVLENSDNKSVLNLFAYTCAFSVAAIAGNANKVVNVDISKSPLAKGRDNHRLNKHDLSRVKFEGVDIFKSYSRLKKHGPYDLLIADPPSFQKGSVDIKRDYPKIIRRLPQLMNNNGLVMLCLNSPDLNEQFIFDMVDTECPSCEFIERITPPKVYQEAMPGKGLKVLVFKFQSQ, encoded by the coding sequence ATGATTGAACATATAAACATCGAGCAATACCAGCCGAACGACTTAATTCAAGCACGCCGCTTATTCCATGGTCGTGGCCACGCCTATCCAGGTTTAGAGCATGTTTGTGTCGACTGGCTGCCACCAGTGGCTTTAATCACTTTATACAAAGAAGAAAGTAGCGAATGGCTAGAGCATCAGGCCTCGCAATTATTAACGATACTGCCCGAATGTAAAAGTGTGAAGGTGCAATTTCGTTGCCGTGAAAAAGCGCCTTATCAATTATTAGCGGGTGCGGATATCTGCGATATTATTGCCGACGAGCATGGATTAAAGTATCAAATTCAGCTTGGTCAAGCGCAAAACAATGGTATCTTTTTAGATATGCGAAATGGTCGTCAGTGGGTATTGGAAAATAGTGATAATAAGTCAGTGCTGAACCTATTTGCTTATACTTGTGCTTTTTCTGTCGCAGCTATTGCTGGCAATGCTAATAAAGTCGTGAACGTCGATATTAGCAAATCACCACTAGCCAAAGGCCGTGACAACCATCGTTTAAATAAACATGATTTAAGTCGAGTGAAATTTGAAGGTGTCGATATATTCAAATCTTATTCAAGACTAAAAAAACACGGTCCTTATGACTTGTTGATTGCCGATCCCCCATCATTTCAAAAAGGTAGCGTTGATATTAAACGTGACTATCCAAAAATCATCAGACGTTTACCGCAATTAATGAATAACAATGGCCTAGTTATGCTGTGCTTAAATTCACCGGATCTAAACGAGCAATTTATCTTTGATATGGTAGACACTGAATGTCCGAGCTGTGAATTTATCGAGCGCATAACACCGCCTAAGGTATATCAAGAAGCAATGCCGGGCAAAGGTTTAAAGGTTTTGGTATTTAAATTTCAAAGCCAATAA